Within the Glycine soja cultivar W05 chromosome 3, ASM419377v2, whole genome shotgun sequence genome, the region TATagcattatttgtattttttctttgtttaattttttttccaaccaAAAGATACCAATTATATTTCCCTATATATGCTCAtaatgttgattttattttgctttttcagaCTCAAGAAAATTTGATTTGGAGAAAGAGTAAAGTGTGTTTACTCTAAGAAAACTCTTATAAGACAACATTAGAGACACTAACAAATCTCATCAATCACTTGAATTGATTGTTAGTTATGCAAGCTTAAGGACACGGTTTCACTGGAGCAAGTTTTTTAAACTATGGAAAATAAGATCAATTAAGCACCTACCATATTTTCCTCTAAGTTGTGTGCCAAACAGAAGaaatcctaaaataaaaagcataggAGAAAATTATGTTCTATGTAATCCATACAGTTCCAGAATTTTGGTGAATTGTAGTCTCTCTGACTTGAAAAATGCAACCAACAATTTTAGCAACGATTTGTAGTCTAGTCCTGGTTTTTGGACCAATTGTATTTCTAgtattttagtaaataataatattttttcattaggATTAAAGGACAAGCCaaacaagaataaaagaatTATAAGATGGACTCTTTGATTCTAGGAAAGAAAGAGGAAAAGCATAATCCTCTAACATTAAAGAGTAGAGGACTTTAACTCCTCATCTTCTCTCGCATTCCTTATCCTCAAATCAAATACTATTTAGCCATGTAGCACAACTAAAGGTTTTGAATATGGGGATTCTACTTTTAATATCAGGGGATtttactttttctctttctttcctaGAATCAAATAGTCCATCTTATAATTCTATCTTGTATTCTTGTTTGGTTTGTCCTTTAATCCTAATcctaatgaaaatatatttttatttattaaaatactagAAATACAATTGGTCTGGAAACCAATGATAGACTACAAACCATTGCTAAAATTGTTGATTGCATTTCTCAGGTCAGAGAGACTAAAATTCACCAAAGTTCTAGAACTATATGGATTACATAGAACATAATTTTCTCTAAAGCTTTTGATTTCAGGAATCGCTATGTTTGGCACACAGCTTGGAGGAAAAGATGGTAGGTGTTTAATTGatcttattttatgtaatttaaaaaacttgTTCCGGTGAAAATGAGTCCTTAAGCTTGGACAGCTAACAACCAATTCAGGTGATTGATGAGAGTTGTTGGTGTCTCTAATGTTGTCTCCTAAGAGTACTCTTAGAGTAACCaaacttttctctttctccaaaTCGAATTTTCCTAAGTCATAATGTTCATTTTTATGTTGTTCTTCCAAACTCATGAGAATTCAAtttggagaaagagaaaagtgTGGTTACTCTAAGAGAACTCTTAGAAGGCAACATTAGAGAGACTAACAACTCTCATCAACCACCTGAGTTGGCTGTTATTTGTCCAAGCTTAAGCACTCGATTTCACTAGAGCAAGTTTTTTAATCTATGGAAAATAAGATCAATTAATCACCTACCaaattttctccaatttttatgccaaacataaaaaatcctAAAAGCAAAAGCATTtgagaaaattttattctatgtaATCCATAGAGATCCAGAAATTTTGTGAGTTTCAGTCTATCTAACCTAGGAAATGCAACCAACAATTTTAGCAATAGTTTGTAGTCTAGTTGTGGTTTTAAGACCAATTGTATATCtagtattataataaaataatttgttttcattAGTATTAGGATTAGAGGACATTCCAAACAAGATAGAATTATAATTAGTAAATCATAGCTTGTGTTTAGTTTAACGTATCAAATTCACATCTACAAGTAAATTCATGTCAAAATGGTGACAATAATTTGGAAACAAGTATTATATGTTTTCAAATTGACGTGCATCAAGAACTTCTAACAACCAAAAAAGTACTATAGTTTTTCCTTGCATAAGTGGATATACTAGACAAGATTAGAAATGATTGCACTACATTGTAAtcctttgttatttaatttaaaccaAGGTtaactgaaaattaaaaatacttataataacTAACATTATCGgagtttattttcattattattacagTAATGCACCATTTTAGGTTGCATACTTGCCTGAAGTTAAGGAATAgacaactaaaaataaaattcaaaacataacaATATTTATCCACAActataacaaatttattatcttaTCATATTATTAGGCAGAGAATGTACACACTTTTGGAAAACAATGGGATAAATCGAGTGCTACTacctcattcttcttcttcacatgATACCTTAGGAAGAAGTTTGCTAAATCAAAGGGTTGGAATCCCTACTATTGAACAATGTATTCCTATTCTTAATCAACTCATTCCTACTCATGATCAACACATTCCTATTTTTACTCCTGGCTTCAATCAAGATATTCTTGCTCATGCTATTGATTTCTATATTCGTGCTTCTCCTAGTGCATCATGCACTTGATTACTATATTTTTGCTCATGCTACTGTTCTTGCACTTGATAAATATATTGTTGCTCTTGCTAGTGATCATTGGCTTGGTCAAGATATTGCTCCTCTTCCTACTCCtaccattgataaaaaaaaatatttcagctTCTAATGCTTCTTTGCATCAAGATGATGCTcatttgatttcttctcttgattaTAAAATTCCAGCATTGAGTACTGCCCTTGATCAAAATATTCCCACATTGATTTTCAATTATGATCAAAGTAATAACATTCCTATTGTTGAGAAAGAAATTCAAGCCCATaataatgttataaatattCATTCTCTTATACCTACCAAAGCATACTTGGTAGGAGACATTCCTTACAAGGACCTCATGCACAGATAGAATCCATATAAATTCACGACTAGTGGACATGGATAGGGAACAACTATCTTGATCAAGGATGGGAATAGATGAAGAATATTTATATCATAAGTGGAAATCATTGTGGGAATATTTTGATCAAGGGGAGTACTCAATGTTGGAATAGTATAATCAAGGGAAGAAATCAAATAAGCATTATCTTGATGGAGAAAAGAATTAGAagcttaaatattttgattaatggCAAGAGTAAGAAGAGGAGGAATATCTTGAGACCAACACAAGAATCACAAGCAAGAGCAAGAATATAGTAGTAGTTATCAAGTGCATGAACATTAGTAGGAGTAGGAATATAGTAATCAAGCACAAGATCACTAGAAGGAGAAAGAATATAGCAATAAAGAGCAGGAGCAGGAATATCTTGATTGAAGCTAAGAGTATGAATAAGAATATGTAGATCATGTGTAGGAATGAGGTTGTTATGAATATGAATATGTTGTTCAATAGCAGGAATTCCAACCATTTGGTTTAGCAAACTTCCTCCTAAGGTATcatgtgaagaagaagaagaatgaagaaagtACTAGTATTGGATTTATCCCATTATTTGGTGTGTACAATCTCACATATTCACAAATAATGAGATAAGATAAATTTGTTACAGCTGcagataaatattattatgttttgaattttattctttcttgCCTATGCCTTAACTTCAGGCAAGTATGCATCATAAAATGTTTCATTAGTGTAATCATAATGAAATTAAACTAagatatattgttttttttagaataaactgaGATATTGTTAGTTACTTtggtttaaattaaatattgtagAGGATTACAATGTATTGTAATGCCCTTTTTTTCATTATGCCAACTTTGTTCTAGAATCTTCACCTTTAAAGAGAAGATTGATCACCTTTATTTTCATTATGCAAGTTTCAATACTGCTAAGAGGTGATGactttgtgttattttttttaattaggtcccTAAAGTAGggacctaattaaaaaacaaatacaagtaCAAGGACTTAATAGAAGAATAAATATAAGTTTAGAaatgcaattaaaaaaattaaggacctaattaaaaatttgataaaatttcaaagtaattaaacctttgtttaaaagttttttaaaaatacatgatTAAATGATATAAGATGTACATTTTTATTAGACTCTTTAATTCTAGTGAAGAAAGAGGAAAAGATAAATTCTCTAGTATTAAAAGCAAGACTGAAATTGGAGGAATGTCCCATTTTCCCACCTTTTTCCTACCCTCCAATCAAATAGTATTTAGTCATGTAACACAACCAAACATTTTGAAATGATGTCCTTGGTTCTCAAAAACCTAAACATTAAAGCTTGTTGAGTTGTTTTATTGAACATCATGTTACTCTTTTGAGTATGTTCCAACACAAATCTCTTAGTAGAATTGTACCTCTAccaaaatgatataataattttttttttaattaagaacatCTTTATGCATGCTACTTAATAGGCTATTATAGTTAATAACAATTCTTTTAGAATTTTATTGTTGTAACAACTCTAGGTGGAAATCATATGTAAGAACCATTACTTAATTAAGAAACAATttcttaacaataaaaaaattgaaatctaaaagcgaatgaagatgaaaaataatataaatctcAAAAATTGAAATCAAAGCCTTGATACTTCACTATACAAACccgtaaaattgaaattttccaaactgaaaaatcataaacatgttggaattttaatccttattttcttatttttattttttatgcaaaagcaAAAAATTCACATATACATATCCTAGAATAATTCACCAAAAGCCCTAGGATCTATAACAAACTTAATTACTAAGGATTAAAATCAATACCTGGATCCATCATCAATTCCTGATTCGAGTGTTTTCAATACAAGAAGCTGATGACTTTATGATTCTTCCGCAACCTAACCACTTGAGTTTTTGATGGGACATCAGTCTCTCTTTAGAtggggagaatgaaggattaGTCTTCTTGTAGTGTGTTAACCTAAAATGGTTTCCATTATCTCTTTCTGGACCAACAGTACAAACCTAGAAATTGGAAAAGTCAGAGACAGGAAAATTAAAAGCCATCCAGCAAATCAAAAATGCAAATCCAAAAATCCATAAAGTGAAAAATCACCAACTTAGAAAATAGAATCACATTTGCAAACCCAATAACAACCTCCATTTTCATTTGCACCATCATGGAAGGGCCGATGAAGTGGAGGAAGAAGGTGAAAGGGAAAGTGAATTAAGAGGGGAAGATGATGGAAAGAGGAGGGTGAGATTGAATTGAGAGAAAAGTTATAGGTAGGAATCAACTTTCATAAAACTTATAAGAAAAGGGGGATTTGACCATtagatttattaataaaatatttaaagtagaTGACTACTTATaactttttatgttaatttcttAACAACTTTATGCAATGTCCAATTTTCCCTTTGAATATTATTCTTCGTCAACCACATCCATGAGCTTTCACTACAATTATGATAAAAACCTTCTTTCCAAATTTGATTCAGGTTTATGGCAAGAGGAAATTAAATAAGCACAAGAATTATAAGATAAATTTCCCATATGATATGCTATGTAGCTTGGAAACTCCAATGTGTTTTCCATGACACTACAATAGATGACAAAGCTAAGCTATTTGACTTGTTGCAGAAAGTGGCCAATTGGTGCTAACCTCTATGCAAAGGAGATAGCAACCTTGCTTTCATGAAACAAACAAGAATCATTAATTATGATAAGAACACAACATCAGAGGCATAAATAAACAAAGCACCCAACACCATAAGAAACCAAatcaaagttttaatttttctcttcattcCCTAAAATCTAAATCCAAAAATTTAACCACACCACATGAAACTAAATCGAAGTTTCAATTTCCTCCTTATTTCTTAAAGCTCTAAATTTGAAAATCGAAAATTCACATAATCCTAATCCTAATAGTCATAAGCTTAACCATTGCTCACCAAACCCAACCCAAATAGGAACATGATCACAAGTACCTCCACTATAAACCCCttcaagtttgaatatgctatGTAAATTGGACGGAGAAAGTGTTTTACACCTTCATGACAAAAGGATTCTTATGGAATTTTGCACCAACAAGGGTCCACACACACTAGTTCACAATGGTGACCACAATAAGGATGAGGAGCGCAAGGAAAATTTAACCCACCTTGTGAGACCATGTTAACACATGATGATAATAAAGCACAATGAAGACCTTAGGATGAAATAACACATAGTGGATCATATGTGTGAGGATGGAGGTAGTGCTATAAGAGTCTAAGATATGGTGTTAAAAGtggagaaaaaatgataaatggaGAGAGGAGGCAGAATGGAATAAAAAGGCTTTGTTTAGGTTTTATTTGGATTTTACTAAGGACATTAACATTATTGtctcatatataaaaagtatgtaaaaaaatagtctattacagatgcactccctccttttttttctcacaTTACTTTGGCCTCTGCTCCCTTTAATGACATTAATCAATGTTATGTTCTTTTGTTGCAAACCCAAAAATGTCCTTCTCCTTTATTCCCAAATCCCAACATATAGCTAACCCTACTCCCAATTCTTATTTGCTAGGGAGCTGTTGTTGCAGTGGTGATGAGATAAAGCTACTGGTGGAGGCGACGGTGAAGGGTGAATTGTCGCTTATTCCCTGGGCTCCCTCTTCCCCTCCGAACCAAGACCCTTTCGCTCTAAACCTAATGTCAACAACTCATGGGAACTCAAAAGTTAGCAAGATCTATGAGATTGGTAAGCGAGATCTACGAGAACTCGAAATTTGTTACCCTTTATGTTGAAGTGAATCGCTTGTGCAATTGTGTAGATCGTTGCGACAACGTTCGATATCAGTCTCTTCATGCTCATTATTGTTTGGGCACACTGCTTCCATAACAACTACAACAGTTGGTTCAGTGACGAGGTTGGCTCATGGAAGTTAACAATGTTCcaacatttgaatttcgcaGCAGAGGGTGTGTTGGAGTGTTCATCAATGTCTGATAAGATATTGGAGATGGGATCCATGGAAATGATTTACAGAGTGGAAATGCTAGGTAGCAAGATCTTTACAATTAAGAATTTATGGCTGAAGTAAAAGGAGAATATCAAACAAATGAGAGGGTTTTTGGCTATGGCAGACATGCAACAACAGGGAGTGCACCATGTTGCTTTATGAGTGTCCAATGACAATTCAGATGATTTTTTCAGCCTTAGTTTTTTGGTTTTGTGAGCATTTCTACATCTGTTATGTTCTTCATTCATAACTGAAAAAAGTTAGATAGTGGGAGACTCATTTATATGCTGACAAGGGTGTTTGGTATAGTTGAGGTTATTTATTCTTTATGCTTAAATGTTTAACATAAATAGCATATAACCTATCATAGTTTTTGTGATCTTTGAATCCTTTTACTTTGTAACTTGACAAGGGCATTCCTAGTGTCATTTTAATCTAATTAACTTTTTAGTAAAGAAAAATACCTACCAAAAGTTAGAAATTTTGTTCTTGTTGCCTCAAATTGTCATTAACAATTGTTCCCCTTGAATTTCAATTGCACCTCAAATGTGTTTTCACATTGTTTGAATAGCTTCTTTGGGTGTTTGAGAAAAAATGACTTCAGAACTATCAAGATTTTTAGGAAGCCATTTGAAGAAATAGAAATATGAAAAGTAAGATAGTCGGAAGCACTAGAGTACAACTTCAATAAATCAATTGCAATCGATTTTTTCTGGAAAATGGAATTACACAAGGAAAGGGTGGGGACATTTTGACaacaaaaaatcattgaaaCATCACATACCAATCACATGCATAATTTTGTTAATGAAACTAACACCGTTTGAGACACAAGGAAAGCTTGTATAATGAGAATGCAAAAGTTAGGAGATTTTGCGTAGGGTGAAAAAAAAGAGGGGATGCATGTGTAATTAGAGTAATTCTCAAGGAAGGTTAGTGTAATttgatctaaaaaaattataagaatttaaaagaTGTAAGGCCCACAAAAGTTAAGAACCCCATAAAACCGCAAATTCTCAAAgttaaaaatcataaacatgTTGGAGTTTTAAtccttattttaatattatttactcTTTATGAAAACGCAAAAAATTCACATACACATCTTAGAGAAATTCACAAAAAGCCCTAGGATCCACAACAAGTTTGATtattaaggattaaaataaataccTGATCCATTGTTAGTTCCTAATTCGAGCATCATTCAAGAAGGGAAACTGATAGCTAGCTTTATGGTTCTTCTTCAACCCAACCTCTTGAGTTTCTGATGGGACATCAATCTCTCTTCTGATGAAGAGAATGAAGGAATAGTTTTTAGTGAATTGTATATTGGGGACCATAGTCTTGTTATAGTGTGTTAACCTAAATGGGGTTTCATTATCCCCTTGTGGGCCAACGCTACAAGCCTGGAAATTGGAAAAGTCATaggcaaaaaattaaaagtcatccaacaaataaaaatacaaattgaGAAAGCCATAAAGTGAAAAATCACCAACTTAGAAAACAGAATCACATGCAAACCCAATAACAaccttcattttttgtttgcatCTTCATGGAAGGGCGATAAAGTGGAGGAGGAAGGTGAAAGGGAAAGTGAATTGAGACAGATGATGGAGGGGGGATGGTAAGAGCAAATTGGGAGAAAAATGTTATGGGGTAGGCATTCACTTTCATAAGATTTATAAGAAAAGGGGGATTTGAGCATGATACAATAATagtcatttttaaaaacattgaagTCAATTTAAAGCTATTAATTATGACCGACAACaacttgaatttaaaatattgaaaataccAATCAAACAGTGAAGCAACGCTTTATGTGTTTATTGTTTTagaattataatacaaataaagACTACGACTAAGGTGGACCATCAAACATGTGGTTTGAGGTGGACAAGAAATCTCCAACCATTGGatttactaataaaatatttaaactagatgattacttaaaaaattttatattaattcttaacaattaaaagtattttatgcAATGTCCAATTTATCCTTTGAATATTATTCTTTGTCAACCACAACCATGAGCTTTAACTGCAATTGTGATGACAACATCCCTTTCCAAATTCAATGCATGTTTatggaaaagaaaagataaaagaagtaCAAGAATTACAAGATCAAGAAAGCTTCTCTTATGTTATCCTATGTAGCTTGGAAAGTCAATTGTGTTTTCCATGGCACTACATTTGGTGACAAAACTTAAGCTATTTGACATGTTGCATAAAGTGGCAAATTGGTGTTAAACTCTATGCAAAAGAGATAGCATCCTTGCTTTCATGCAATAACCAAGAATCATTAATTATGATAAGAACTCAACATTAGAGGCATAAATAAACAAAGCACCCAACCctataataaacaaaatcaaagttttaatttttcccTTCATCCCCTAAAATCTAAATCCAAAAATTGGATCACAGCATAAGAAACTAAATTGAAGTTTTAATTTTCTCCTTATTTCCCAAATCTCTAAATTCAAAAATTGGAAATTCACATAATCCTAACCCTAATAGCCATAAGCAAAACCATCACCCAAAAAACCTACACCTAAACAAGAACAAGATCACACTTACCTCCACAATAAAACCCTTCATGACCAAATATGCAGCGTAAAATGGTCACAACAGAGAAACTATGTTCTACACCTTCGAAACAAAAGAATTATTGTGGCATCGTGCACCAACAAGGGACTAAGAACCCATCTTGTGAGACTGCATCGACACATGATGATGATAAAGCGCATTGAAGACCAGGTCCTTAGGATGAAACATGTAGTGAACCAAAGAGATCATGCTATAAGAGTCTAAGAGATGGTGGCAAAGGAGGAAAACAAATGACAAAGGGAGAGAGGAGGCGGAAGGGAATAAATAGGCTTTATTTTAGGTTTTTGGATTTTACTAAGGACATTATTGtctcatttaaaaaatgtaaaaaaaatagtttgtggTAGATCATATCTTTGGGTTGTCCATCGGAGAACTgttctacaaataaattaatattttaagttaaaataaattatatataagaatgTAAAAGATGTAAGGCCCACAAAAGTAATTTAAGAACTTTATTAGTGGAATTTTGTTGGGTTATCTAATGGCCCAACAAAATTGAAGTAAAATGAgtgtatattaaatatttttaatatcattgATGTGTATTTCAATTAGACATTTTTTACGTTAATGTAAATCTGtcgtcatttttatatattacaatttGTTATTCCTAATAACTCCTTCTCAttataattatgaatttttttcaagacATTTGTTTCAagatatttacttatatttttaaaaatcacattttttgtGAAATAACTAGAAATGTGATTATCAggaaacattaaaaatgtttcATTAACATTCCTTATTTCGCTATGCAAAGGTATGAGAGAAAGTTGTCACTAtacataattttatctttacataTACACTAATTTGAACCcataatatatatcaattatatatgtacacaaaaataacttgtatgcaaataaaattcaaatgcagtaaaaaaaatttaacatagtTGTACTTGTAAAGGGGTAATTACGTAATCGTTCTCCTTGGTAACTCCTTCTCCAAAGTCTTCTGCTTCTAGTAATCAGTTCTCGTCAGTCAAAGAGAGAGGGTACCTACCAAAGGTACTCTGACACTCAAGCCAAATCTCGAACGAGAGCAATAAATGAGTATTTAGTGCAATATGAACAACAATTTACCTTGATATTCTCACAActatttatacatattttaatggGCCCTTGGACCTACGGGCCTTAGTACGTCATTACCATTTTAGGTAACGCTCTAGTAATTTTCATtaaggtttttgttaataacattAATGTTTCTTACTTATGGTAATCATGCTTTATGGTTTATCATCATGATTTTCCATCTTTGGGTATTTGGGTACTCAACTAGGCCAAGTATTTGATCACCAAGTCGAGCACTTGGTCAAGGGAAAAAGTAGTTTTTAGGGGATGTTCGGGTATTCGGCCATGCCGATTACCCTGATTCTTTAAGCATGGTTTTATTGAATACGTAGGTATGCGCCTAGGCAAGTGTTTGGCCATGCCGACTGGCCGAATACAAAACAGTTGCTAGAAAGTGTTCAAGTATTCTGCAAGGTCGAATACTTGAGTACTCGTGTGTTTTGCGAATATTTCGATGATTCGTATTTAAGTACCCAGTCTCAAGGGATGACTTATGCTTCTATATGTTAAAGGTCAAAGGGTATATATGGGTTTTTGGCTAGGCCTAATACCTATACGGtataatagtattaattaaCTCAATGTTTAATTGGATAAAGACTCGCCAAAGATGATATGATGGCATAAGTTACATACATGCTGCAACCATGATACTCATAACGGTCACAATAGCATATGTAGtagaatgaataaaatttatttttgcctTAAAAAAACCAGATGTAGCCTTAAACTGTGGATCCAAGAAATTCCCCATTGCAATAGCATTATAATGCCTCTATGGCGCCTATTTAACAATATTGATCCTTAGTCCTTGTCATGGGGGAAACCCCACAAAAtatgatcatttttttaagaattaataatGTCTAAAAAGAATTAATGTTACAGAGACTATATGTGAGGAGTGAGGACCACCGAGCACGTGGATCAACTGACGTGGAGTTGTTCCAACTTAATTTGAAATCTTGAGTTTTAGACCTGGATATGCAGTTACATTAAATACTTGAAAGGAGAGGTTTGTTACTCAAAGTGATCCTACTCAACTCAAACATGATCGTCTCTGATGAAAAATACATGTGatccaaaaaaaatactatttgtgAGGAATGTTTtggaaatatataaaaacaaaaccaaagagAAATAGCATGGGTATGGATGAAATTGTTGTGGTAGTCTTATTAACGGAATATTGTTATTGATACTACCACAATTGCTAATGAGACTACCCACATGGGTGCCTTTTAGTTGTATTCCAAAATTACCCCCTGAACAGAAACACAACAAAACTGTATATCCGTTGTTATTTGGGGGtgcaaaaaaaaagcaatagaaATACGATTTCGTTGTATAGTGTACAGTGGAATTGTACTTTTGTTGCACTCACATaggatgaaaaaataaaagcaatggAAATACAATTCCATTGTTGTACTATAcatcaacaaaatcatatttctgttcttttttgttttgtttttttactaaaCAGAAATGTATTTTTGTTGTACACTCCTCCCCTTCCCTTCTCCTATAGACACAAACAGATCTTGACCACTCACAACAACATGAATCTTGATGGGGTGGTGCGGTCTGGATCTCGATGGGATCGAGGAGGTGTGACGTAGATCTTGAAAGTGGATGTGCGTGATTGTGTTGGAGGATGACATTGAAGTGTGTGCACTAAACAAAGATGAAGGTTGGGTTGCACAACTTGCTGGATGGCGGGGTGGGGGTGGCATGAGGGAGAAGTTTGAGGAGAATGGAAGGTTATTGGCACTACCAGTTGAGTGAGTAAAAGAGGAATTTTGCATATGTTG harbors:
- the LOC114405475 gene encoding uncharacterized protein LOC114405475 produces the protein MLCSFVANPKMSFSFIPKSQHIANPTPNSYLLGSCCCSGDEIKLLVEATVKGELSLIPWAPSSPPNQDPFALNLMSTTHGNSKVSKIYEIDRCDNVRYQSLHAHYCLGTLLP